From Coffea arabica cultivar ET-39 chromosome 9c, Coffea Arabica ET-39 HiFi, whole genome shotgun sequence, one genomic window encodes:
- the LOC140013994 gene encoding plasmodesmata-located protein 2-like: protein MDPSKTLNHLHFFLPTVVLCYCMILQSVYTSNLDYKQLVYNHCANQTSEDHTTVSLSSILPALFQELLEHSTKSKFFETNAGNDKVAVSGLFQCRGDLSNKDCYSCVNKLPEVSNKLCSQSLPARVQLSGCSIHYRADGVQTSGLQLLHKSCSGQTGSIGFPERRDAAFAAVQECIMSGQGFCEETCESIHVMAQCDGNLGACDCGECVNTAVEIAQETCGYSVSGEIYLDGCFVSYKYQGNEFNGDWNEDKGSFGRNSNKLIAIVIGGIAVVLTGAGLCYFCGSWGRKKDDY, encoded by the exons ATGGATCCATCTAAGACCCTCAATCATCTTCACTTTTTTCTACCAACAGTTGTACTATGTTATTGCATGATCTTACAATCTGTATACACATCCAATTTAGACTATAAGCAATTAGTCTACAATCACTGCGCAAACCAGACATCAGAGGATCATACCACTGTATCTCTGTCGTCCATTCTGCCAGCTCTTTTTCAAGAACTTTTGGAGCATTCCACAAAATCCAAGTTCTTTGAAACCAATGCCGGTAACGATAAGGTGGCTGTATCAGGCCTCTTTCAGTGCAGAGGTGATTTGAGTAACAAAGATTGTTACAGCTGCGTCAACAAACTTCCTGAAGTATCAAACAAATTGTGCAGTCAGAGTTTACCTGCCCGAGTTCAGCTATCTGGTTGTAGTATACACTATCGGGCTGATGGAGTTCAAACTTCGGGACTGCAGTTGCTCCATAAGTCCTGCAGTGGCCAAACAGGGTCTATTGGATTCCCTGAGAGGAGGGATGCTGCATTTGCAGCTGTCCAAGAGTGTATTATGAGCGGTCAGGGATTTTGTGAAGAGACCTGTGAATCAATACATGTAATGGCACAGTGCGATGGGAATCTAGGTGCGTGTGATTGTGGTGAATGTGTTAACACCGCAGTGGAGATTGCTCAGGAAACGTGCGGGTACTCAGTTTCTGGAGAAATTTATCTGGACGGTTGTTTTGTTAGCTACAAATATCAAGGGAATGAGTTTAATGGTGACTGGAACGAAG ATAAGGGATCATTTGGACGCAATTCAAATAAATTAATAGCAATTGTTATTGGCGGAATAGCTGTGGTGTTGACAGGAGCGGGCCTCTGCTATTTCTGCGGATCATGGGGGCGAAAAAAGGACG ATTATTGA